In Zingiber officinale cultivar Zhangliang chromosome 6A, Zo_v1.1, whole genome shotgun sequence, a single genomic region encodes these proteins:
- the LOC121994126 gene encoding auxin-responsive protein SAUR64-like: MLSPKRLVEKAKKGLPLMRANSRSSSCDFNNIVVADKGHFVVYSMDDARFVVPLSFLKSCIFQELLKVSAEEFGLPGEGPITLACSGVFMEYVVSLLKRSVSRDVEMALLASIDNGSRCSDSSLVGLGCDQQRIAV; the protein is encoded by the coding sequence ATGTTGAGTCCCAAGAGGCTTGTTGAGAAGGCAAAGAAGGGGCTGCCCTTGATGAGAGCAAATAGTCGGTCGAGTTCTTGCGATTTCAACAACATAGTGGTTGCTGACAAAGGCCATTTTGTGGTGTACAGTATGGATGATGCAAGATTCGTAGTGCCATTGTCGTTCCTCAAAAGCTGTATCTTTCAGGAGCTCCTCAAGGTTTCAGCTGAGGAGTTCGGATTACCCGGAGAGGGGCCAATCACCTTGGCCTGCAGTGGAGTTTTCATGGAGTACGTAGTCTCCTTGCTCAAGAGAAGCGTGTCCAGAGATGTGGAGATGGCTTTGCTTGCCTCCATCGATAATGGTAGCCGGTGCTCGGATTCATCGTTGGTTGGCCTTGGTTGTGACCAACAACGAATAGCAGTATGA
- the LOC121996725 gene encoding cyclin-dependent kinase inhibitor 5-like — MRKAKLPGAVAVMKFASHQRSIGVLTRARALAAAAQDSHLAYLELRSRRLEKPLSPPRAFKPKATAPREPSTINANPRIIPLNAGTSNSGREVSCRSKNLEKERSPVVEVSCADSNLESESRERETTPCSLIRDSETIRTPDSSTRAIASSKGMQEDPICQYIPSNQETEEFLVRLEKLQQQIFMEKYNFDPVNDCPLPGQYEWVKLDC; from the exons ATGAGGAAAGCCAAGCTCCCTGGTGCCGTCGCGGTCATGAAGTTCGCCTCCCACCAGCGCTCCATCGGCGTTCTCACCCGCGCCCGGGCTCTCGCCGCTGCGGCGCAGGACTCACACCTTGCCTATCTCGAGCTGAGGAGCCGCCGCCTCGAGAAGCCCCTTTCTCCTCCGCGCGCTTTCAAGCCCAAGGCCACTGCCCCCAGGGAACCCTCCACAATAAACGCTAACCCTAGGATCATCCCGCTGAATGCTGGCACGTCGAACTCGGGGAGGGAGGTGTCCTGTCGGTCGAAGAACTTGGAGAAGGAGCGCTCGCCAGTTGTGGAGGTGTCGTGCGCCGATAGCAATCTCGAGTCCGAATCGAGAGAAAG AGAAACAACACCATGCAGTTTGATAAGGGATTCAGAGACAATAAGGACACCAGATTCTTCAACAAGAGCTATTGCCAGTAGCAAGGGAATGCAAGAAGATCCTATCTGCCAATACATCCCTTCTAATCAGGAGACAGAAGAGTTTCTTGTCAGGCTAGAGAAACTACAGCAACAAATATTCATGGAAAA GTACAACTTTGACCCTGTGAATGACTGCCCGCTCCCAGGGCAATATGAGTGGGTAAAGCTTGACTGCTAA
- the LOC121996724 gene encoding protein NRT1/ PTR FAMILY 5.2-like produces MAENGEGNADQYAKDGSVDLRGNPVLRSRRGGWTACSFLVVYEVFERMAYYGISSNLVIYLTNRLHEGTVEASNNVTNWVGTVFLTPVIGAYIADAFLGRYWTFLIASAVYLSGMCLLTLAVSVSPLRPADCKENCEPASTLQLSVFFGGLYIIALANGGTKPNISTIGADQFDEFDSKERMHKFSFFNWWTFSIFTGTLFANTFLVYIQDNVGWTLGYAIPTLGLMISIIIFLVGTPYYRHKVPQGSPFTRMTRVIVAAIRKWKVPVPNDPKELHELDLEVYAKRGNFRVDSTNSLRFLNKAAVKDSPGTPSMVCPVTQVEETKQILRLLPLLLAMFIPCAVIAQTNTLFVKQGTTLNRHIGPHFQIPPASLGAFVTISMLLCVILYDRFLVKVMRAWTKNPRGITLLKRMGVGLVLQIVTMSIASLTERRRLSIARSHGLDKAAGQVPVTIFMLLPQFVLMGLADSFMVVGIIEFFYDQAPESMKSLGTSYSLTAYGVGNFLSSFLLKLVAKITSSRGKGWILNNLNASHLDYYYAFLTLLGVLNFIYFLYVSNVYSYKSERWEENVAVDDQKAENG; encoded by the exons ATGGCTGAGAACGGTGAAGGGAACGCCGATCAGTACGCCAAGGATGGCTCAGTGGACCTCAGGGGCAACCCTGTGCTCAGATCAAGAAGAGGTGGCTGGACTGCCTGCTCCTTTCTCGTAG TGTACGAGGTGTTCGAGAGAATGGCGTACTATGGGATATCGTCCAACCTGGTGATATATTTGACGAACAGGCTACACGAGGGCACGGTGGAGGCGTCCAACAACGTCACCAATTGGGTGGGCACTGTGTTTTTGACGCCGGTGATCGGGGCCTACATAGCCGACGCTTTTCTCGGCAGATATTGGACCTTCCTCATCGCCTCCGCCGTCTATCTCTCG GGCATGTGTTTGTTGACGCTGGCAGTGTCGGTCTCCCCGCTGAGACCAGCCGACTGCAAGGAGAATTGCGAGCCAGCTTCGACATTGCAGTTGTCTGTGTTCTTCGGAGGTCTCTACATAATTGCTCTAGCAAACGGTGGAACCAAGCCCAACATCTCCACCATCGGAGCTGATCAGTTCGACGAGTTCGACTCCAAGGAGAGGATGCACAAGTTCTCCTTCTTCAACTGGTGGACGTTCAGCATCTTTACGGGCACATTGTTTGCCAACACGTTTCTGGTCTACATACAAGACAACGTGGGGTGGACTCTGGGCTATGCAATCCCAACTCTGGGTCTGATGATCTCCATCATCATCTTTTTGGTCGGCACGCCTTACTATAGGCACAAGGTGCCCCAGGGAAGTCCATTCACGAGGATGACTAGGGTCATAGTGGCTGCCATCAGGAAATGGAAGGTTCCTGTTCCTAACGACCCGAAGGAGCTTCACGAGCTTGATTTGGAAGTGTACGCAAAGAGGGGAAATTTCCGAGTCGACTCCACCAATTCGTTAAGGTTTCTCAACAAAGCAGCTGTGAAAGATAGCCCAGGCACTCCGTCGATGGTTTGCCCTGTGACGCAAGTGGAAGAAACTAAGCAAATTCTGCGGCTGCTGCCGCTCCTGCTCGCCATGTTCATCCCCTGCGCCGTGATCGCACAGACCAACACTCTCTTCGTCAAGCAAGGAACCACATTGAACCGTCACATCGGGCCACACTTCCAGATCCCCCCGGCTAGTTTGGGAGCATTCGTAACCATTTCCATGCTCCTGTGCGTCATCCTTTACGACCGTTTCTTAGTCAAGGTGATGCGAGCTTGGACAAAAAATCCAAGAGGGATTACACTGCTCAAGAGGATGGGAGTTGGACTAGTTTTGCAGATCGTGACGATGTCGATTGCATCACTGACAGAGAGAAGAAGGCTGAGCATTGCGAGAAGCCATGGGCTAGATAAAGCAGCCGGGCAAGTTCCGGTTACCATCTTTATGTTACTCCCTCAGTTTGTGCTCATGGGACTTGCAGATTCTTTCATGGTGGTGGGGATCATAGAGTTCTTTTATGACCAAGCTCCAGAAAGCATGAAAAGTCTGGGAACTTCCTACTCCTTGACAGCTTATGGCGTTGGCAATTTCCTCAGTAGCTTTCTCCTCAAACTTGTTGCTAAAATAACTAGCAGCAGAGGAAAAGGTTGGATATTGAATAATCTTAATGCCTCACATCTGGACTACTACTACGCATTCCTCACCCTCCTTGGTGTCCTCAACTTCATCTACTTCTTGTATGTGTCTAATGTTTACTCCTACAAGTCAGAAAGGTGGGAGGAAAACGTAGCAGTAGATGATCAAAAGGCAGAGAATGGCTGA